One Bacteroidales bacterium genomic window, AACCAAAGAGGAGCATCAACCGAGCTACGTCCGATATATGTTCTATTTCCTTCACTTGTAAAAAAACATCCCTGCATATCATTTACCATAGTATCAAGTATTTCTTTGTATGTGTCTAAGTCATTGAATGGTAAAGTAAGTCCTGGTAATGCAATAAAAGTATCTCTTGCCCAATGTCCAAACCATGGAAATCCTGCAATTACTTTTGTTTTACCTTTCTTCCTTGAAATAAATTGTTGAGCTGAATTTTCAAGACAATTTTCAAAATTATTTCTTGGTGTACGTTTTTTTATTTCATTTTCAAACTGTCGTTTTAGAGATATGGTATTAACTTCTGTAGTACTGGCTGAAAATATAATACTTTCACCTTTTTTTATAGAAGTTTCAAAATAACCCGGCACAAATAAATCTTCAGAATATTCATATCCTCGTTTTTGTTCTTCAAGATATTCTATGTTTTTATTCCAGTCAGGAACATGAATATATTCTGATTTTTTTGATGTTTGTAAATGTAAATATGGAAATCCTTGATACATCCTTATTTTAACTCCGTTTTTTATATTCTGATATTTTGTATTTACATCTAAATTGGCATGAGTTAAATCATGAGCATTTCGAAATGCAAGAAATGGCTGAAGCCGAATTTTTGTAAGTGAATGAGCATCTAATAATGTATATCGTATAAGCATTCTTTCTTCTTCTTCAACAAGAATCATTTCTTTTTTTAAAATTACACCGCCAACCCTGTAAATTATTGCAGGTATCGGGTCAGATTCGTAATCTCTTATATATTTATGCCCACGTGGATAATATTCGCCTGAATATTTATGAATACCAAGATGAAACTCGGCATCATGCTGAATTATTGTCTCATCTAAAGACGATAGTAATACATAATTTTCGCCACCGAACTTTTCAATCGGGCAAACTAATAAACCATGATATTTTCGTGTATTACAATTTATTATTGTTGAACATGCATAACTTCCTGCTCTGTTGGTTCTTATTAATTCTTTATTTAGTGAATACTCAAGATTTATTAATTGAGATTTGTCAAATTCAATATAGCCCATATTTTAATTAAATTAATTTACCTATGATAAAGTTTTGTAATTGTAAAAATTGATTGTAGTAAAAAAATACAAAAGTAGTAAATATATTATTTACAATATTAATTGTAATGTAAAGTTTTTGTTAAATCTTATTTTTTGGCAATTGTATTTTACTAAATTTGCAAAAAAAAATATAATATGGAAAAAATATTAAGTCATTTAGAACCAAAAATTGTCTGGGAATATTTTGAGGAAATATGCCAGGTTCCACGACCTTCAAAAAAAGAGGATAAAATAATCAA contains:
- a CDS encoding glycogen debranching enzyme family protein; this translates as MGYIEFDKSQLINLEYSLNKELIRTNRAGSYACSTIINCNTRKYHGLLVCPIEKFGGENYVLLSSLDETIIQHDAEFHLGIHKYSGEYYPRGHKYIRDYESDPIPAIIYRVGGVILKKEMILVEEEERMLIRYTLLDAHSLTKIRLQPFLAFRNAHDLTHANLDVNTKYQNIKNGVKIRMYQGFPYLHLQTSKKSEYIHVPDWNKNIEYLEEQKRGYEYSEDLFVPGYFETSIKKGESIIFSASTTEVNTISLKRQFENEIKKRTPRNNFENCLENSAQQFISRKKGKTKVIAGFPWFGHWARDTFIALPGLTLPFNDLDTYKEILDTMVNDMQGCFFTSEGNRTYIGRSSVDAPLWFFWAVQKYLEQTKSYSTVYKNYGETLKNILKSYKEGTDFNIKMHDNSLIWAGIDGEAITWMDAYINEKPVTPRIGYTVEINALWYNAVVFCLELAEKNNDVKFVKEWNKLPELISQSFIKTFWDKEKGYLADFVDDSSTNWDVRPNQMFAVSLPFSPIENKEIKKSILDIVTNELLTPKGIRTLSPKYPEYKGVYEGNHVQRDLAYHQGTTRPWLLGHFCEAYLKIHKKAGVSFVENLYKGFDDDIKEHGIGSVSEVYDGNPPYLPDGAISQACSVAELLRINLMVKNYS